The Ignavibacteriales bacterium genome contains the following window.
TTTATTTGTTCGGCAACTTGCATCGCATGTTCAAGGTTGGATGAATCAAGAAACTTTGCTGATTTCTCTTGAATATGAAATCTACGGGCTATGCAAATCTGTCCTCCGATGAGTTGCCAAACAATTCCATCCGCAATATGAGAGAAGTTATGAAGTCGCTGCTCAATAATCTTAATCTTGTTTTGTGTTTCCTGTTCTTTGGTTTTGTTTCTTTGTCTGCGAAATTCTTTTAACGCAACATTTGCTTCTCTTAGTAAGGTCTGATATTTTTTGATTTCCTCAATCAGTAGGTTTTGAGCAATTTTAAATCCATTATTGCAAGCATTGAAGAATTTTGTCTGAACATCTTTGCTCCAAGTTTTAGGTGGACCCTCTTTCAGTTGCTCAATGCCAACTGCATCCATACCATGCCCGAAAGCATAATCGGCAATTTGTTTAAGCTTTGTTCTATAATCCTCAATAGTGTCCATCTCATTTTTGTAATCTGTCAGTTGTTAAATGCTCATAAGATTCAAGCTAACATGGCCGCCCAAGAGTTGCAGCGTATTAAGTGTATTGAATTAATAGGTTATCATACCAAAAGTCAAAGTTTGTAATAATAGAAGTTAAATTGTGAGAAGGTGTTTCTCGCGGGGGATCTCAAAAAAAGTCCTGTGTCATGCTGAATTTATTTCAGCATCTATACAAAGGAGGCCATTTAGCGATGTTCAGATTCCGAAACAAGTTCGGAATGACTCCTTTTCTTGTTTTTAGTCAACCAAATACACCATTCCTCATCGCCGCGATATGATTCGGAGTTGTCCCACAGCATCCGCCGATAATTTTTACACCGACAGTCAGCAACTCCCGACTTTTTTCTGCCATGAACTCGGGTGTCTCATTGTAAATTAATTCACCGTTCTTCATTACCGGCAGTCCAGCGTTTGATTGAATTATTATCGGAAGATCGGTGTGCTTGCGGAATTCTTGGGCGATCTCAATCATCCTCTCAATACCATTACCGCAATTTGATCCGATTACATCAACACCGGCTTCCGTAAGTCCATCTACCGCTTGCTTAATCGAGACACCCATAATTGTATAAAACCCGCGTGGAGTTTTATCAAATGTCATTGTTGCACAAACAGGTATCTCTGAAGAAATTGATCTAACGGCTCTTACGGCAAGAATTGTTTCGTTTAAATCTGTCATGGTTTCAATGCAAATCAAATCTACACCGTTGCAGATCAATATTTTCAATTGTCGAAGATAAGACTCGAATATCGTAATCGATTTCGTGTCGCCAAATGGTTCTAAAAGTTTCCCAGATGGTCCGCATGATGCGGAAACATAAGCTTTGTCTTTAACCACTTTTCTTACTGCCTGCACGGCTTTTGAGTTTATTTCTTCTGTTTTATCGTCGAGGCCGTATGCTGAAAGTTTAAGTGGTGAACCACCGAATGTATTTGTCTGGATTATTTCAGCCCCCGCATCTAAATACAGACGAGCGATATCTTCTAAAACTTCAGGATGGTCAAGGTTCATCAACTCCGGACATTCACCCGGCTTTAATCCACGCTGGAAAAGCATTGTACCCATCGCGCCATCGGCGATGATTACTTCTGGTCGCTTTAATCTTTCGACAAAAGATATCATAATTATTTCTTAATGGTTCGGTGTTAGTTGTTGGTTATTTGTCATTAGTTATTGGTCATTAGCTATTAGGCATTAACCATTGACTATTAACATTTGTTTTTCGGATATTATCTTTTCATGAATGTCCTAAAATGCGTTTGACGGATTCCACAGCGCTCATACCGTCGAAGCAATAAGCGTCCGCGCCAATCTCTTTTGCGTATTCAGAAGAAAGCGGCGCTCCGCCGACAATAAATTTTTTCTTTCCGTAAATCCGCCGTTCTCTTGCAAGATCAATCACCTTTTTCATAACCGGCATCGTTGTGGTGAGGAGTGCAGACATGCCGATTATTTCTGCATTTTCTTTTTCCGCTGTGTCGAGAAATTTTTCAGGAGAAACATCATTGCCTAAATCAATAACCTCGAAGCCAGCGCCTTTAAGCATAATGGCAACAAGATTTTTACCGATGTCGTGCAAATCTCCTTGAACAGTTCCGATAACTACTTTGCCGATAGTTGGAATTCCTTCCTTAAGCATCAATGGTTTCAGCAAATCCATGCCGGTGTACATTGCTTTTGCCGCAAGTAGGACATCCGGCAGGAAAATCTCGTGCTGTTTGAATTTTTCTCCAACAACAGACATGCCGGCAATGAGTCCTTCATCGAGAATAGTTTTAGTGTCAATGTTTTCATTGATTGCCTGTTGAGTAAGCTCGGCAACATTCTTCGAGTTACCTTGTTGAAGTTGCTCAGAAAGTTTTTGTATGATGTTCATGTTAATTCCAATATGTTCTCTGTTTTAAGTATTGAGTTTTCTAAATCTTGAATATTCCATCCTACATTATTCTTCATCCTATGCTATACGCGGACATGCACGAGTTGATAGTAAATGTAATTCTTAATTTCATCTCATTATCATCATCTTAGAGAGAGCACTCCTATTGCCAACCTGACATTTTAGCAAGTAGACACCCGTATTGATATGGAAATCAGTCGCTTTGAATTTGTAGTTTCCAGATAATAGATAACCACTGAAAGCTTCGCAGATAAATTTATGATTTAATTCTAAAAAGGAAATCGTTACCGTATTCTCCCGAAACACATGAAAACTTATGTCGGTAGTTGGAGAAAAAGGAGATGAAGAGGATGGAACGATTAACACAGAATCCTTCAAGGTGACCCCTGATAACGAATCTTGAAGTTTTGTGATATCACCCTTGACATATTGCTCCTCGAAAGGTATTAACGCTTCAGTAGATACAACGTTCTTTGAGGAACATCCGTTTAGTAGATTAATGAATATTGCCAAAACTATCCGACTAGTAAGATTATTCATAAACTAATTAATCCTAAGATATAAATATTATTAAGTGTATGATTGTACATAACATCCATCATCCTTCATCATTCATCCTTCATCGTTATTATTCTCTCCCTACATTCATGTGTTGCACAACTACCGCAGAATGCGAAAGTATCGTCAAATTGGAAAATCTTTTTCTTACCCGAAATAATAACTCCGCTTATCGACTTCAACGGTTCCATCAAAAAGCTTTCCCTTAGACTGATACCTATATCCTCAGGATGAAGAGACTTAAATAATTTTCGTTGACCGCTTACATGCCAGCCGCAATATCCCGGACTGAAGCGAAGAACACCGCTTTCTGCTTTGAAACGGCCGATATTATTCAGGTGGGATCGGTAGTAATTTTCAATTGATTCGGCGGTCATTTCTGCTGCTTCCGAGGCAACGGCGTCAAGCATAGAGCCGAGAGCAAAATCGTTTGTATAAAATAATCGCGATATTTCTGCGCACACTTCATCTTCGATTGTAACAGCAAAAAGAGCCAGATCGTCGGATGCTTCGAAGATATTTTTTACAGGTGAATCGGTTTCGTTATTTCCTTCTCCCGAGTATACATTTTTGAATTCTTCTTTTGATAATTCTTGTATAACACCAATAGGAAATGCAAGTTTACTAAAAATTGAGATTGCTTCCTCGGCAAGTTTAACCGTGCGTCCATTCACGTTAATGTGATTCGGAATCCCCTGTCGTTGGAGGATTGTATTCACTCGTGGAATAACAGAGTTTACGGGTATGTTGATTATTTTTCGCATCAATCTCTTTTTGGCAATTCATTCATTCCAAATTTATGCGCTTCTGCCGACATTAGTTCTATCAAATCGGATTGAATATTTTCTGCAAGTCGTGTGGGCTGATACGACTTGAGTTGTTTTTCTATTTCACGAGTTGCTCGATCCCATTCGGTTAAGCTTCCGTCTTCTTCCCAGCGTGAACGGTTTGCCCTGTTAATTA
Protein-coding sequences here:
- a CDS encoding homocysteine S-methyltransferase family protein, translating into MISFVERLKRPEVIIADGAMGTMLFQRGLKPGECPELMNLDHPEVLEDIARLYLDAGAEIIQTNTFGGSPLKLSAYGLDDKTEEINSKAVQAVRKVVKDKAYVSASCGPSGKLLEPFGDTKSITIFESYLRQLKILICNGVDLICIETMTDLNETILAVRAVRSISSEIPVCATMTFDKTPRGFYTIMGVSIKQAVDGLTEAGVDVIGSNCGNGIERMIEIAQEFRKHTDLPIIIQSNAGLPVMKNGELIYNETPEFMAEKSRELLTVGVKIIGGCCGTTPNHIAAMRNGVFG
- a CDS encoding corrinoid protein, coding for MNIIQKLSEQLQQGNSKNVAELTQQAINENIDTKTILDEGLIAGMSVVGEKFKQHEIFLPDVLLAAKAMYTGMDLLKPLMLKEGIPTIGKVVIGTVQGDLHDIGKNLVAIMLKGAGFEVIDLGNDVSPEKFLDTAEKENAEIIGMSALLTTTMPVMKKVIDLARERRIYGKKKFIVGGAPLSSEYAKEIGADAYCFDGMSAVESVKRILGHS